The following proteins are co-located in the Shouchella hunanensis genome:
- a CDS encoding CaiB/BaiF CoA transferase family protein, with product MRMKTPLGGVKVLDVSTMIAAPYGTALLGDFGADVLKVEIPGRGDTSRSVGPFKEDEPLRWPGLSRNKKSLTLDLHQEEGVTILKKLATTHDILVENFRPGTLEKWGVGYDVLKELNPNLIMIRVSGYGQTGPYKSKAGFGTPATAFSGYTYLQGFTDRHPVSPPFSLTDYICGIYVAFAAVTALYHRDAQEDGEGQMVDIALYETVFRMMEFLVAEYDQLEKVRERAPGLAGHSSPSGTFQTKDGHWVVLVTSTDTTFNRLAKAMDREDMLTDPRYHTNARRLEHNDETNGIVEKWIQAQEREYLLEKLDHFGVPISPVMSIADIFVNEQYKARENIVEVKHPRLGSIKVPGIVPKFEKTPGSIRSIAPDLGENNESVLMELGFSKEDIKTFEQNNVI from the coding sequence ATGAGAATGAAAACACCATTAGGGGGCGTTAAAGTGCTTGACGTCTCCACAATGATTGCTGCTCCTTATGGAACCGCGCTACTTGGAGACTTCGGAGCTGATGTGTTGAAAGTGGAGATTCCAGGCAGAGGAGATACGTCTAGAAGTGTCGGACCCTTTAAGGAAGATGAACCGCTTCGCTGGCCTGGTCTGTCACGCAATAAGAAATCGTTAACCCTTGATCTTCATCAAGAAGAAGGGGTGACGATATTAAAGAAGTTGGCTACTACTCATGATATTCTCGTTGAAAATTTTCGGCCGGGGACATTAGAGAAATGGGGAGTTGGCTATGATGTATTGAAGGAATTAAACCCAAACTTAATTATGATTCGGGTTTCTGGGTATGGGCAAACAGGTCCTTATAAAAGTAAAGCTGGATTTGGAACACCGGCAACGGCGTTTAGCGGGTATACGTATTTGCAAGGATTCACGGATCGCCATCCAGTTAGTCCTCCTTTCTCATTAACCGATTACATTTGCGGAATATACGTAGCGTTTGCTGCGGTAACAGCTCTTTATCACCGTGATGCCCAAGAAGATGGGGAAGGACAAATGGTTGATATTGCGCTTTATGAGACCGTTTTTCGGATGATGGAATTTCTTGTAGCAGAATATGACCAGCTAGAGAAAGTACGAGAACGTGCACCTGGATTGGCAGGTCATTCTTCCCCCTCTGGAACGTTCCAAACGAAGGACGGTCATTGGGTTGTTCTCGTAACAAGTACAGATACAACGTTTAATCGTTTAGCAAAAGCGATGGATCGTGAAGATATGCTAACAGACCCGCGTTATCATACGAATGCCCGTAGACTAGAACATAACGATGAAACGAACGGGATTGTGGAGAAATGGATTCAAGCGCAGGAGCGAGAATACCTGCTTGAAAAACTGGACCATTTCGGTGTTCCAATAAGTCCTGTTATGAGCATTGCTGATATTTTTGTAAATGAACAGTATAAAGCGAGAGAGAACATTGTCGAAGTAAAGCATCCTCGTTTAGGTTCAATTAAAGTGCCAGGAATTGTACCGAAGTTTGAAAAAACACCAGGAAGTATTCGTTCCATTGCACCAGACCTTGGTGAAAATAATGAAAGTGTTTTAATGGAGCTTGGCTTCTCTAAAGAAGACATTAAAACGTTTGAACAAAACAACGTTATTTAA
- a CDS encoding ArgE/DapE family deacylase, with protein MVDSRLLHEQLSRKVEELWQEELEFLKTMIRFPSLSGKEHRLQLFLADYLTTKLKLQVDRFTPAIQQIEKHPGFSPPKWTYEYSDIVIGTHKGINPSEGKTLIFQGHADVVSAEPATEWDSSPWEPLEKDGRLYGRGSADMKGGIAAMIFAYRAIIECGYVPKNDFMIQVVPDEERTGNGALAALEAGYTADAALIPEPFGLQASVGQVGALWFEISLRTIKKDDYKQTQTNVIEKLHTITSSLMAFERYLNQTRSHLAFSDQDNPIDLNIGKVTAGDFASNEPVHATIEGRVALLPGEQISERKQELLDWIKQETKNDMWFKENPPTIEFYGFHAEGTLSDDTSPLFQELDAAHERVTKTKPTRRTLPSTTDARHFQLYYDIDTICYGPVGGQFHEVNEWVDLNSIKDVTKVYATFLANWCGVEKK; from the coding sequence ATGGTCGATTCGCGTTTATTACACGAACAACTTAGCCGCAAAGTAGAGGAGTTATGGCAAGAAGAGCTTGAATTTTTAAAAACAATGATTCGCTTCCCTTCTTTAAGTGGAAAAGAACACCGCTTACAGCTGTTTTTAGCGGATTATTTAACAACGAAATTAAAATTACAGGTCGATCGGTTCACGCCAGCGATTCAGCAGATTGAAAAACATCCCGGCTTCTCCCCACCAAAGTGGACATATGAGTACAGTGACATTGTGATCGGAACGCATAAAGGTATTAATCCCTCAGAAGGGAAAACGCTCATTTTCCAAGGGCATGCCGATGTTGTTAGTGCTGAACCTGCCACAGAGTGGGATTCTTCACCTTGGGAACCACTTGAAAAAGACGGTCGGCTTTACGGTCGGGGAAGTGCGGACATGAAAGGTGGTATTGCCGCTATGATTTTTGCCTATCGGGCTATTATTGAATGTGGCTACGTACCTAAAAATGACTTTATGATCCAAGTGGTTCCTGATGAAGAACGTACAGGAAATGGCGCTTTAGCAGCGCTTGAAGCTGGCTATACTGCAGATGCAGCGCTTATCCCAGAACCATTTGGCTTACAGGCATCGGTTGGTCAAGTTGGTGCGCTTTGGTTTGAAATTTCTTTACGTACCATAAAAAAAGATGACTACAAGCAAACACAAACAAACGTCATTGAAAAACTTCATACCATTACCTCTTCACTAATGGCATTTGAACGCTACCTGAACCAAACTCGTTCTCATCTTGCCTTTTCTGATCAAGACAACCCAATTGATTTAAATATCGGCAAAGTAACAGCAGGTGATTTCGCTTCGAATGAACCGGTGCATGCAACGATAGAAGGACGCGTCGCTTTATTACCTGGGGAACAGATTAGTGAACGAAAACAAGAATTACTTGACTGGATTAAGCAAGAGACGAAAAATGACATGTGGTTCAAAGAGAATCCACCAACTATTGAGTTCTACGGCTTTCATGCCGAAGGTACGTTAAGTGATGACACCTCTCCATTGTTTCAAGAACTAGATGCCGCTCACGAACGTGTGACAAAAACGAAACCGACACGACGTACACTTCCGTCTACAACAGATGCACGCCACTTTCAACTCTATTATGACATCGATACAATTTGTTACGGCCCGGTTGGCGGTCAATTCCACGAAGTCAATGAATGGGTTGATTTAAACAGCATAAAGGATGTTACAAAAGTGTATGCCACTTTTTTAGCCAACTGGTGCGGCGTTGAAAAAAAATAA
- a CDS encoding alpha-glycosidase yields MNRAGIIHTQQHHHLYLTSSHEAIIRIQVPKGEGVNVTVIHGDPYNWKDGSWQATHTEMKLLQTDDLYDYWSTSVSMPYSRMRYGFKIETTTEAFFYTERGFYTERPAEISAYFCLPYAHETEVFSPPTWVKNTVWYQIFPERFANGDASRNPDTTLPWGSESPTPDSFFGGDLEGVIQHLDYLQQLGITGIYFTPIFEAFSNHKYDTIDYLSVDPHFGDEDTLRTLIQESHKRGIRVMLDAVFNHSGYYFAPFQDVLQHGENSRYKDWFHPFELPLQPEGDRPNYETFAFVSSMPKLNTKHPEVRQYLLKVAKYWVEEFDIDGWRLDVANEVDHDFWRSFRNEVKNLKQDVYILGEIWHQSSPWLQGDQFDAVMNYPLTDAIQGYALHQQSSQDAQIALTKHVMSYPASVNAVQFNMLDSHDTARVLTTSNENKALVKLQYTLLFSFPGSPCIYYGDEIGMAGENDPGCRACMIWDETKQDKDMLAFLTQLIALRKRHSAFGTYDELSFLHSEDPAVLHYQTSTADETLYFVFNRSLETKSITLPKENQEQWIDLFSETTISPTFSLEQESFRVLQLKRTS; encoded by the coding sequence ATGAATCGAGCTGGCATTATTCATACACAACAACATCATCACCTTTATTTAACGTCCTCTCATGAAGCGATTATTCGAATACAAGTACCAAAAGGGGAAGGCGTAAACGTAACCGTCATTCACGGAGATCCTTACAATTGGAAAGACGGTAGCTGGCAAGCAACGCATACAGAAATGAAGCTTCTTCAAACCGATGACCTTTATGATTACTGGTCTACTAGCGTTTCCATGCCGTATTCCCGCATGCGCTACGGATTTAAAATTGAAACAACGACAGAGGCTTTCTTCTATACAGAACGTGGCTTTTATACTGAGCGACCTGCCGAGATTTCTGCTTACTTTTGCCTTCCTTACGCACATGAAACAGAAGTCTTTTCACCACCTACATGGGTAAAAAACACAGTCTGGTATCAAATATTCCCTGAACGTTTCGCTAATGGAGATGCGTCTAGAAACCCAGATACGACGTTACCATGGGGGAGTGAATCACCAACACCAGACTCCTTCTTTGGCGGTGACTTAGAAGGTGTTATTCAGCATTTAGATTACTTACAACAACTAGGCATTACTGGCATTTATTTCACACCTATTTTTGAAGCGTTTTCAAATCATAAATATGATACAATCGATTACTTATCTGTTGACCCCCATTTTGGAGATGAAGACACGCTCCGCACGCTTATTCAAGAAAGTCATAAGCGAGGCATTCGCGTGATGCTTGATGCCGTTTTTAATCACAGTGGGTATTATTTTGCACCATTTCAAGATGTGCTACAGCACGGGGAAAACTCTCGCTACAAAGACTGGTTCCATCCTTTTGAGCTCCCACTTCAACCAGAAGGAGACCGTCCTAACTATGAGACATTTGCGTTCGTGTCCTCTATGCCTAAATTAAACACGAAACACCCAGAAGTGCGACAATATCTCTTGAAAGTAGCAAAGTATTGGGTTGAAGAGTTTGATATTGATGGATGGAGACTTGATGTTGCCAATGAAGTTGATCATGACTTTTGGCGTTCGTTTCGAAACGAAGTTAAGAACTTGAAACAGGACGTTTACATTCTCGGGGAAATTTGGCATCAATCAAGTCCATGGTTGCAAGGGGATCAATTTGATGCGGTCATGAACTATCCTTTAACCGACGCCATACAGGGATATGCTTTACATCAACAGTCGAGTCAAGACGCACAAATTGCATTAACCAAACATGTAATGAGCTATCCGGCTTCCGTCAACGCCGTTCAATTCAATATGCTGGACAGTCATGATACAGCTAGAGTCTTAACGACAAGCAATGAAAATAAAGCGTTAGTGAAGCTACAATATACTCTGCTATTTTCATTTCCTGGCTCCCCTTGTATTTACTACGGAGATGAGATTGGCATGGCTGGAGAAAACGATCCAGGCTGTCGGGCTTGCATGATTTGGGATGAAACAAAGCAAGACAAAGACATGCTTGCTTTTCTAACACAACTTATCGCATTAAGAAAACGCCATTCTGCGTTTGGTACGTATGACGAGCTTAGCTTTCTTCATTCGGAAGATCCAGCAGTTCTTCACTATCAAACGTCAACAGCCGATGAAACCTTATATTTCGTGTTCAATCGTAGTTTAGAAACCAAATCGATTACCCTTCCTAAAGAAAACCAAGAGCAATGGATTGATCTTTTTAGTGAAACGACCATTTCCCCTACCTTCTCATTAGAACAAGAAAGCTTCCGCGTGTTACAATTAAAACGCACATCATAA
- a CDS encoding sugar ABC transporter substrate-binding protein, whose protein sequence is MKKWQYPISTMAVLAVLSACGPDREGVMEELETEPATEENKPESLHIWVNDDERELVAYREIGENFERETGIEVRITPFSMGDQLEAMSLDAPAGGGPDLFYQPNDMVGSITLQGLAADIELTPEQEAGYLDGTLDALTYEGELAGVPAAVETYALFYNTEILSEPPTTIEELEAIGEEYTNAGANEFGFLLESKEMYFAYPFYEAYGGYIFAEDGGDYDTLDIGLANDGAVEGGEVLQRFHQEGYLPQNLNADILNGLFLDGSVGAVFSGPWNIAEYGENLGDSLKTAPLPTVNGNPMRSLGGVKAWMVNGYSEHISWATELAVFMTNDESAQIFFENKREIPARAEVNLDDELYEGFQEQLEHAYFMPNVPEVSAVWGPMGDANVFISQGHDVREVLEETVELIEDEIQIMGAGRE, encoded by the coding sequence ATGAAAAAATGGCAGTACCCAATTAGTACAATGGCAGTTCTTGCTGTATTAAGTGCATGTGGTCCCGATCGAGAAGGGGTCATGGAAGAGCTCGAAACAGAGCCGGCTACAGAAGAAAATAAACCAGAATCGCTTCATATATGGGTCAATGATGATGAACGTGAACTTGTTGCCTATCGTGAAATTGGCGAGAACTTTGAAAGAGAGACTGGAATTGAAGTTCGGATTACGCCGTTTAGTATGGGTGATCAACTAGAAGCAATGTCGTTAGATGCACCTGCTGGTGGAGGACCTGATTTATTTTATCAGCCAAACGACATGGTTGGGAGTATAACACTTCAAGGGTTGGCAGCTGATATTGAGTTGACGCCTGAGCAAGAAGCTGGTTATTTAGATGGAACGTTGGATGCGCTTACGTATGAAGGGGAGCTTGCTGGCGTACCTGCAGCCGTGGAAACCTACGCTCTTTTTTATAATACGGAGATTCTTTCGGAACCACCTACAACGATAGAAGAACTTGAAGCCATTGGTGAGGAATATACGAATGCAGGGGCAAATGAATTTGGTTTTCTACTAGAGTCGAAAGAAATGTACTTTGCCTATCCATTCTACGAGGCGTACGGAGGATACATTTTTGCTGAAGACGGTGGCGATTACGATACCCTTGATATAGGCTTAGCGAACGACGGCGCCGTTGAAGGCGGGGAAGTGTTGCAACGGTTTCACCAAGAAGGTTACTTGCCTCAAAACCTGAATGCAGATATTTTAAATGGCTTATTTTTAGACGGTAGTGTTGGTGCAGTCTTTTCAGGACCATGGAATATCGCTGAGTACGGAGAAAATCTTGGAGATTCATTAAAAACGGCACCACTTCCAACGGTTAATGGAAACCCGATGCGCTCTCTTGGTGGTGTAAAAGCGTGGATGGTCAATGGATATAGTGAGCACATTAGTTGGGCAACAGAGTTAGCTGTATTTATGACGAATGATGAAAGCGCTCAAATCTTCTTTGAGAATAAACGGGAGATCCCAGCACGAGCAGAAGTGAACTTAGATGATGAACTTTATGAAGGGTTCCAAGAACAGTTAGAACATGCCTATTTCATGCCGAATGTTCCAGAAGTTTCGGCAGTTTGGGGACCAATGGGGGATGCGAATGTCTTTATATCTCAAGGTCATGATGTAAGAGAGGTATTAGAAGAAACAGTGGAACTGATTGAAGATGAAATACAAATTATGGGGGCTGGTCGAGAATGA
- a CDS encoding sugar ABC transporter permease, whose amino-acid sequence MKEVAPMKNHNPKLASMLSIVPGIGQLYNRQWLKGSLLLLVTAAFIFVFYDIFNMGYWGLFTLGTLDGVDDSRVLIGQGIVAVFLTVFAAIMVFLTMKDARRVAKMRVEGEAIPSLRERTKHSWDKGFPYLLVLPGLALLLLAVVFPLLYMIVLAFTDYNLFNSPPRNVLSWVGFQNFIDLATIPIWRQTFISVLSWTIVWTVVATTLQIALALFLAVIVNDKRIKYKKLIRTVLILPWAVPSFVTILIFAAMFNDGFGAINSDLFVPLFDFAVPWLSDPFYTRIALIMIQVWLGFPFVFALFTGILQSVSDDWYEAADMDGASRVQKFRFITLPHVLFATAPLLIMQYAGNFNNFNLIYLFNEGGPPVRGQSAGSTDILISWVYSLAFENSQYSMAAAISIIIGILVALFAVFQFRRSASFKEDR is encoded by the coding sequence ATGAAAGAAGTAGCACCGATGAAAAATCATAACCCCAAGCTAGCTAGTATGTTGTCCATTGTGCCTGGCATTGGACAACTTTACAATCGTCAATGGTTGAAGGGGAGTTTACTTCTCCTTGTTACGGCTGCCTTTATCTTTGTGTTTTACGATATTTTCAATATGGGCTATTGGGGATTGTTTACCCTCGGCACGTTAGATGGTGTTGATGATTCAAGGGTTTTAATTGGACAAGGAATTGTGGCTGTCTTTCTAACGGTTTTTGCAGCCATCATGGTGTTTTTAACCATGAAAGATGCTCGTCGTGTCGCGAAGATGCGAGTGGAAGGAGAAGCCATTCCGTCTTTGCGTGAGAGAACGAAGCATTCTTGGGACAAGGGATTTCCATATTTACTTGTATTGCCGGGTTTAGCATTGCTGCTGCTTGCGGTAGTATTTCCACTTCTTTATATGATTGTACTTGCGTTTACTGATTACAATCTCTTTAATTCACCACCAAGAAATGTATTGAGCTGGGTAGGGTTTCAAAACTTTATTGATTTAGCGACAATTCCGATTTGGCGTCAAACGTTTATCTCTGTACTATCTTGGACGATCGTTTGGACAGTTGTGGCGACAACTCTTCAAATTGCACTCGCGCTTTTTCTTGCAGTTATTGTGAATGATAAGCGAATTAAGTATAAAAAGCTTATCCGTACCGTACTGATTTTACCTTGGGCTGTTCCAAGTTTCGTAACAATTCTTATCTTTGCTGCTATGTTTAATGATGGGTTCGGTGCTATTAACAGCGACCTTTTTGTTCCGTTATTTGATTTCGCGGTACCGTGGTTGTCTGATCCTTTTTACACGAGAATTGCGTTAATAATGATTCAAGTATGGCTTGGCTTCCCATTTGTTTTTGCACTCTTTACTGGTATTTTACAAAGTGTATCAGATGACTGGTATGAAGCTGCCGATATGGATGGAGCAAGTCGTGTACAGAAGTTTCGCTTTATCACGTTACCCCACGTCTTATTTGCGACAGCGCCATTATTAATTATGCAGTATGCTGGTAACTTTAATAACTTTAATCTTATTTACTTATTTAACGAGGGTGGCCCACCAGTACGTGGCCAAAGTGCAGGGAGCACCGATATTTTAATTTCGTGGGTGTACAGCCTTGCATTCGAAAACTCTCAATATAGTATGGCTGCAGCAATCTCGATCATTATTGGAATTCTCGTCGCGCTCTTTGCCGTCTTCCAATTCCGTCGTAGCGCGTCATTTAAGGAGGACAGATAA
- a CDS encoding sugar ABC transporter permease, whose amino-acid sequence MNLKTKSKIEVFLMYAFIFFMFVIIAYPLLWTIGLSLSPGTNIYGASLLPENWSLENYRWLFFDEQSQYTTWYMNSLFVATITSILSTIVVCFTAYAFSRYQFVGKKNGLYLFLVLQIFPVIMAMVAIYVLLNTIGLLDSLWGLILIYVGGSIPMNAFLVKGYFDTLPKELDESAKLDGAGHFRIFFQIVLPLAKPILAVVALFNFMNPLMDFILPRIVLRSPENYTLALGLFNFVSDQFATNFTRFAAGAVLIAVPISIVFLFLQRYLISGLASGATKG is encoded by the coding sequence ATGAACCTTAAAACAAAGTCGAAAATTGAAGTCTTTCTTATGTATGCGTTCATCTTCTTTATGTTTGTGATTATTGCATACCCATTACTTTGGACGATTGGTTTATCCCTTAGCCCAGGAACGAATATATATGGGGCAAGTTTGTTACCGGAAAATTGGTCATTAGAAAACTACCGTTGGCTATTTTTTGATGAACAGAGTCAATACACTACGTGGTACATGAACTCGTTGTTTGTTGCAACGATTACATCTATTTTATCAACGATTGTAGTTTGCTTTACAGCCTATGCGTTTTCACGTTATCAATTTGTCGGCAAGAAAAACGGGTTGTACTTGTTCCTTGTCTTGCAAATCTTCCCGGTTATTATGGCGATGGTGGCCATTTATGTATTGTTAAATACGATTGGTTTGCTTGACAGTTTATGGGGGTTAATCCTTATCTATGTTGGTGGATCCATACCGATGAATGCGTTCTTAGTGAAAGGTTACTTTGATACGCTACCAAAAGAACTGGATGAATCAGCCAAGCTAGATGGCGCAGGGCATTTCCGGATTTTCTTCCAAATTGTTTTGCCACTGGCCAAGCCAATTTTAGCGGTGGTTGCCTTATTTAACTTTATGAATCCATTAATGGACTTTATTTTACCGAGAATCGTTTTAAGAAGTCCGGAAAATTATACATTAGCACTTGGTCTCTTTAATTTCGTAAGCGATCAATTTGCGACAAACTTTACCCGATTTGCGGCTGGTGCGGTATTAATCGCTGTGCCGATTTCCATCGTATTCCTATTCTTGCAACGCTACCTCATTTCAGGGCTAGCGTCAGGTGCAACAAAAGGATAA
- a CDS encoding glycoside hydrolase family 13 protein — protein sequence MSKQWWKEAVCYQVYPRSFYDANGDGIGDLRGVIEKLDYLQWMGIDVIWMSPMYDSPNDDNGYDIRNYKEIMAEFGTMADFDELLEQVHARGMKLIIDLVINHTSDEHEWFVESRSSKESEKRDWYIWRDAKEDGSEPNNWASIFNGSAWEWDEKTKQYYMHIFSTKQPDVNWENKDARAALYETMNWWMDKGIDGFRVDAISHIKKVDGFPDLPNPNRERYVESFDGHMNRPGIHDYLQEMKENTLDRYDVFTVGEANGVRMENPEDVAAWVGEQNGVFNMVFQFEHLGLWNKENEQKLNVPAVKEALSKWQYGLEGVGWNALFIENHDQTRVVSSWGNDKEYWKRCAKALGTMYFFMKGTPFIYQGQEIGMTNVRFDSIDEYDDVSMRNYYKQEIEKGVPHEDIMHVIWESGRDNSRTPLQWEASKNGGFSSADQTWMKVNPNYETINIKSQQSDPHSILHYYVKMIEVRKQFDTLVYGNYQLLETADNLVAYSRTSQDETFYVVVNLSEKEQPFSTIKNAELVLSNVDSDVSDTLKPYEARVFRTNH from the coding sequence ATGTCCAAGCAATGGTGGAAAGAAGCTGTATGCTATCAAGTGTATCCTCGGAGTTTCTATGATGCGAACGGAGACGGAATAGGGGATTTAAGAGGGGTCATTGAAAAACTAGATTATTTGCAGTGGATGGGAATTGATGTTATTTGGATGAGTCCAATGTACGATTCGCCCAATGATGATAACGGCTATGACATTCGAAACTACAAAGAAATCATGGCGGAGTTTGGTACAATGGCTGACTTTGACGAGTTGTTGGAGCAAGTGCATGCGAGAGGGATGAAACTCATCATCGATCTTGTCATCAACCATACGTCTGATGAGCACGAATGGTTTGTTGAGTCTCGTTCTTCAAAAGAGAGTGAAAAGAGAGACTGGTATATTTGGCGTGACGCTAAGGAAGATGGAAGCGAACCGAATAATTGGGCGTCGATTTTTAATGGGTCTGCATGGGAGTGGGACGAAAAAACAAAGCAATATTACATGCACATTTTCTCGACGAAACAGCCCGATGTAAACTGGGAAAATAAAGATGCGCGCGCAGCTCTTTATGAGACGATGAACTGGTGGATGGATAAAGGAATTGATGGTTTCCGTGTTGATGCGATTAGCCATATTAAAAAAGTGGACGGTTTCCCCGACCTGCCAAATCCGAATCGTGAGCGCTATGTAGAATCCTTCGATGGTCATATGAATCGTCCAGGTATTCATGATTATTTGCAAGAAATGAAAGAAAACACTCTTGACCGTTACGACGTCTTTACAGTTGGTGAAGCAAATGGTGTCCGGATGGAAAATCCTGAAGATGTGGCAGCTTGGGTTGGTGAGCAAAACGGTGTTTTTAATATGGTGTTTCAATTTGAACATCTTGGATTATGGAACAAAGAGAATGAACAGAAGTTAAATGTACCTGCTGTGAAAGAGGCGTTATCTAAGTGGCAATATGGTCTTGAAGGTGTTGGCTGGAACGCTTTGTTTATTGAAAATCACGATCAGACTCGGGTTGTATCTTCTTGGGGAAATGATAAGGAATATTGGAAACGCTGTGCAAAAGCACTTGGTACCATGTATTTCTTCATGAAAGGCACACCGTTTATTTATCAAGGTCAAGAGATTGGGATGACGAATGTCCGATTTGATTCAATTGATGAATACGATGATGTGTCCATGCGTAACTATTATAAACAAGAAATTGAAAAGGGGGTTCCGCACGAAGACATTATGCACGTGATTTGGGAATCAGGCCGTGACAATTCCCGAACGCCATTGCAGTGGGAGGCTTCCAAAAACGGAGGCTTTAGTTCAGCCGATCAAACGTGGATGAAAGTCAACCCGAATTATGAAACCATTAATATTAAAAGTCAGCAGAGCGACCCACATTCTATCTTGCACTACTATGTAAAAATGATTGAAGTTCGTAAACAATTTGATACACTAGTATATGGAAACTACCAATTGCTTGAAACGGCAGATAATCTAGTTGCCTATAGTCGTACGAGCCAAGATGAAACATTTTATGTAGTTGTTAATTTATCGGAGAAGGAGCAACCCTTTTCTACCATTAAGAATGCTGAACTTGTTTTATCAAACGTAGATTCAGATGTGAGTGATACACTTAAGCCGTATGAAGCCCGTGTGTTTCGTACAAATCACTAA
- a CDS encoding LacI family DNA-binding transcriptional regulator, which translates to MSTIKDVAKLAGVAPSTVSRVIADSPKISKRTKERVKEIMDELGYYPNVHARNLVNKETNVIGVIMPSASYAPFQNPFFPEVLRGITAQANKDKYGLYLSTGQTEEGIMEEVKEMVYSRRVDGIILLYSTTSDPVIPFLLREKFPFVVIGRPPEDYKDVVSYVNNDNVKAAKMLTEYVLLLKHERIGFIGGRKDAYVTLDHKHGYEQALETAGIEVNPMYFVYHDEVFEGGEQAVIELMAQATPPTALVVADDLMALGVLRMLTSMGYRVPEDISVVSFNNVLMSELSAPPLTTMDIFIYELGFQAATLVREQIAAPPLAAQARIVGHKLVRRSSTSRRIIKESTP; encoded by the coding sequence GTGAGTACAATTAAAGATGTTGCAAAATTAGCAGGCGTGGCACCGTCAACGGTTTCTAGGGTGATTGCCGATAGTCCAAAAATAAGCAAACGAACAAAAGAGAGAGTAAAAGAGATAATGGACGAACTAGGATATTATCCAAATGTTCATGCCCGCAATCTCGTAAATAAAGAAACGAATGTAATTGGCGTCATTATGCCAAGTGCATCCTATGCGCCTTTTCAAAATCCTTTTTTTCCAGAAGTGCTGCGAGGCATTACAGCACAAGCAAATAAAGATAAATATGGCTTATATTTATCAACAGGACAAACGGAAGAAGGGATTATGGAGGAAGTAAAGGAAATGGTGTACAGCCGTCGTGTTGACGGAATAATCTTATTGTACTCTACTACGTCTGATCCGGTTATTCCTTTCTTACTTAGAGAGAAATTTCCATTTGTTGTGATCGGTCGACCACCTGAAGACTATAAAGACGTTGTTTCTTATGTAAATAATGACAATGTGAAAGCTGCTAAAATGCTGACTGAGTATGTGTTGCTATTAAAACATGAACGCATTGGCTTTATTGGTGGAAGAAAAGATGCTTATGTCACACTTGATCATAAGCATGGATACGAGCAAGCACTTGAGACAGCTGGTATTGAAGTAAATCCAATGTATTTTGTTTATCATGATGAAGTGTTTGAAGGTGGAGAACAAGCCGTTATCGAGTTAATGGCACAAGCAACGCCACCCACAGCCCTTGTTGTAGCAGATGATCTCATGGCTCTTGGTGTACTGCGGATGTTAACGAGCATGGGCTATCGCGTGCCAGAAGATATATCTGTTGTAAGCTTCAACAATGTGTTAATGTCAGAGCTTTCGGCACCACCATTAACAACAATGGACATCTTCATTTATGAACTAGGCTTTCAAGCAGCAACGCTTGTTCGCGAACAAATTGCCGCACCTCCACTAGCTGCTCAAGCAAGAATTGTTGGACACAAGCTCGTTCGTCGTTCATCAACAAGTAGAAGAATCATAAAAGAAAGCACGCCTTAA